Proteins encoded together in one Lutra lutra chromosome 4, mLutLut1.2, whole genome shotgun sequence window:
- the KIF2C gene encoding kinesin-like protein KIF2C isoform X3 — MSTVSEVRITTQENDMEVELPASSNSRKHFSVPTGPSRPSCPAVAEIPLTMVSEEVEEQVHSIRGSSSANPVNPVRRKSCIVKEMEKMKNKREEKRAQNSEMRIKRAQEYDNSFPNWEFARMIKEFRTTLECHPLTVTDPIEEHRICVCVRKRPLNKQELAKKEIDVISIPSKCLLLVHEPKLKVDLTKYLENQAFCFDFAFDETVSNEVVYRFTARPLVQTIFEGGKATCFAYGQTGSGKTHTMGGDLSGKAQNASKGIYAMASRDVFLLKNQPRYRNLGLEVYVTFFEIYNGKLFDLLNKKAKLRVLEDGKQQVQVVGLQERLVSCADDVIKMIDMGSACRTSGQTFANSNSSRSHACFQILLRAKGRVHGKFSLVDLAGNERGADTSSADRQTRMEGAEINKSLLALKECIRALGQNKAHTPFRESKLTQVLRDSFIGENSRTCMIAMISPGISSCEYTLNTLRYADRVKELSPHSGSSGEQPTQMETEEMEASSHGSLIPGNFSKEEEELSSQMSSFNEAMSQIRELEERAMEELKEIIQQGPGWLELSEMTEQPDYDLETFVNKAESALVQQAKHFSALQDVIKALRLAMQLEEQASKQISNKKRPQ; from the exons ATGTCTACTGTCTCAGAGGTTCGCATCACCACTCAGGAGAATGATATGGAGGTAGAGCTACCAGCGTCCTCAAATTCCCGCAAGCACTTTTCAGTTCCCA CTGGCCCCTCTAGGCCCTCTTGCCCTGCAGTGGCTGAAATACCATTGACGATGGTCAGCGAGGAGGTGGAAGAGCAGGTCCATTCCATCCGAGGCAGCTCTTCTGCAAACCCTGTGAACCCAG ttCGGAGGAAATCATGTATtgtgaaggaaatggagaaaatgaagaacaagcGAGAAGAGAAGAGGGCCCAGAACTCCGAAATGAGAATAAAGCGAGCACAG GAGTATGACAACAGCTTTCCAAACTGGGAATTTGCCCGGATGATCAAAGAATTTCGGACTACTTTGGAATGCCATCCGCTTACTGTGACAGATCCT ATCGAAGAGCACAGGATCTGTGTCTGTGTGAGGAAACGGCCGCTGAATAAACAAG AATTGGCCAAGAAAGAAATTGATGTGATTTCCATTCCCAGCAAGTGTCTCCTCTTGGTCCACGAGCCCAAGTTAAAAGTAGACTTAACAAAGTATCTGGAGAACCAAGCCTTCTGCTTTGACTTTGCATTTGATGAAACAGTTTCAAATGAAGTTGTCTACAG GTTCACAGCAAGGCCACTGGTCCAGACCATCTTTGAAGGGGGAAAAGCAACCTGTTTTGCATATGGCCAGACGGGAAGTGGCAAGACACAT ACCATGGGCGGAGACCTCTCTGGGAAAGCCCAGAATGCATCCAAAGGGATCTACGCCATGGCCT CCCGCGATGTCTTCCTCCTGAAGAATCAGCCCCGCTACCGGAACCTGGGCCTGGAAGTCTACGTGACATTCTTCGAGATCTATAATGGGAAG CTGTTCGACCTGCTCAACAAGAAAGCCAAGCTGCGTGTGCTGGAGGACGGCAAGCAGCAGGTGCAGGTGGTCGGGCTGCAGGAGCGCCTGGTTAGCTGTGCTGATGACGTCATCAAGATGATCGACATGGGCAGTGCCTGCAG GACCTCTGGGCAGACGTTTGCCAACTCCAACTCTTCCCGCTCCCATGCCTGCTTCCAGATTCTTCTTCGAGCCAAAGGGAGAGTACATGGCAAGTTCTCTTTGGTGGATCTGGCAGGGAACGAGAGAGGTGCGGACACTTCCAGCGCTGACCGGCAGACCCGCATGGAGGGTGCAGAGATCAACAAGAGCCTCCTGGCTCTGAAG GAGTGCATCAGGGCCCTGGGACAGAACAAGGCTCACACCCCGTTTCGAGAGAGCAAGCTGACCCAGGTGCTGAGGGACTCCTTTATCGGGGAGAACTCGAGGACCTGCATG ATTGCCATGATCTCACCGGGCATAAGCTCCTGTGAATATACTTTAAACACACTAAGATATGCAGACAG GGTCAAGGAGCTGAGCCCCCACAGTGGGTCCAGTGGGGAGCAGCCAACtcaaatggaaacagaagagatggAAGCCAGCTCTCATGGGTCCCTGATTCCAGGCAAT TTCTCCAAGGAAGAGGAGGAACTATCTTCCCAGATGTCCAGCTTTAACGAAGCCATGTCTCAGATCAGGGAGTTGGAGGAAAGGGCCATGGAGGAGCTCAAGGAGATTATACAG CAAGGGCCAGGCTGGCTTGAGCTCTCTGAGATGACTGAGCAGCCAGACTATGACCTGGAGACCTTCGTGAACAAGGCAGAGTCTGCCCTGGTCCAGCAAGCCAAGCACTTCTCAGCGCTGCAAG ATGTCATCAAGGCCTTGCGCTTGGCCATGCAGCTGGAAGAGCAGGCCAGCAAACAAATAAGCAACAAGAAACGGCCCCAGTGA
- the KIF2C gene encoding kinesin-like protein KIF2C isoform X1, translating to MDSSLQARLFPGLTIKIQRSNGIIHSANVRTVNLEKSCVSVEWTEGDATKGKEIDFDDVAAINPELLQLLPLHPKDNLPLQENVTVQKQKRRSVNSKIPAPKEGLRSRSTRMSTVSEVRITTQENDMEVELPASSNSRKHFSVPTGPSRPSCPAVAEIPLTMVSEEVEEQVHSIRGSSSANPVNPVRRKSCIVKEMEKMKNKREEKRAQNSEMRIKRAQEYDNSFPNWEFARMIKEFRTTLECHPLTVTDPIEEHRICVCVRKRPLNKQELAKKEIDVISIPSKCLLLVHEPKLKVDLTKYLENQAFCFDFAFDETVSNEVVYRFTARPLVQTIFEGGKATCFAYGQTGSGKTHTMGGDLSGKAQNASKGIYAMASRDVFLLKNQPRYRNLGLEVYVTFFEIYNGKLFDLLNKKAKLRVLEDGKQQVQVVGLQERLVSCADDVIKMIDMGSACRTSGQTFANSNSSRSHACFQILLRAKGRVHGKFSLVDLAGNERGADTSSADRQTRMEGAEINKSLLALKECIRALGQNKAHTPFRESKLTQVLRDSFIGENSRTCMIAMISPGISSCEYTLNTLRYADRVKELSPHSGSSGEQPTQMETEEMEASSHGSLIPGNFSKEEEELSSQMSSFNEAMSQIRELEERAMEELKEIIQQGPGWLELSEMTEQPDYDLETFVNKAESALVQQAKHFSALQDVIKALRLAMQLEEQASKQISNKKRPQ from the exons ATTGATTTTGATGATGTGGCGGCAATAAACCCAGAGCTTTTACAACTTCTTCCCTTACACCCAAAGGACAATCTGCCCCTGCAGGAGAATGTAACAGTCCAG aaacaaaaacgCAGATCAGTCAACTCCAAAATTCCTGCTCCAAAGGAAG GTCTCCGCAGCCGTTCCACTCGAATGTCTACTGTCTCAGAGGTTCGCATCACCACTCAGGAGAATGATATGGAGGTAGAGCTACCAGCGTCCTCAAATTCCCGCAAGCACTTTTCAGTTCCCA CTGGCCCCTCTAGGCCCTCTTGCCCTGCAGTGGCTGAAATACCATTGACGATGGTCAGCGAGGAGGTGGAAGAGCAGGTCCATTCCATCCGAGGCAGCTCTTCTGCAAACCCTGTGAACCCAG ttCGGAGGAAATCATGTATtgtgaaggaaatggagaaaatgaagaacaagcGAGAAGAGAAGAGGGCCCAGAACTCCGAAATGAGAATAAAGCGAGCACAG GAGTATGACAACAGCTTTCCAAACTGGGAATTTGCCCGGATGATCAAAGAATTTCGGACTACTTTGGAATGCCATCCGCTTACTGTGACAGATCCT ATCGAAGAGCACAGGATCTGTGTCTGTGTGAGGAAACGGCCGCTGAATAAACAAG AATTGGCCAAGAAAGAAATTGATGTGATTTCCATTCCCAGCAAGTGTCTCCTCTTGGTCCACGAGCCCAAGTTAAAAGTAGACTTAACAAAGTATCTGGAGAACCAAGCCTTCTGCTTTGACTTTGCATTTGATGAAACAGTTTCAAATGAAGTTGTCTACAG GTTCACAGCAAGGCCACTGGTCCAGACCATCTTTGAAGGGGGAAAAGCAACCTGTTTTGCATATGGCCAGACGGGAAGTGGCAAGACACAT ACCATGGGCGGAGACCTCTCTGGGAAAGCCCAGAATGCATCCAAAGGGATCTACGCCATGGCCT CCCGCGATGTCTTCCTCCTGAAGAATCAGCCCCGCTACCGGAACCTGGGCCTGGAAGTCTACGTGACATTCTTCGAGATCTATAATGGGAAG CTGTTCGACCTGCTCAACAAGAAAGCCAAGCTGCGTGTGCTGGAGGACGGCAAGCAGCAGGTGCAGGTGGTCGGGCTGCAGGAGCGCCTGGTTAGCTGTGCTGATGACGTCATCAAGATGATCGACATGGGCAGTGCCTGCAG GACCTCTGGGCAGACGTTTGCCAACTCCAACTCTTCCCGCTCCCATGCCTGCTTCCAGATTCTTCTTCGAGCCAAAGGGAGAGTACATGGCAAGTTCTCTTTGGTGGATCTGGCAGGGAACGAGAGAGGTGCGGACACTTCCAGCGCTGACCGGCAGACCCGCATGGAGGGTGCAGAGATCAACAAGAGCCTCCTGGCTCTGAAG GAGTGCATCAGGGCCCTGGGACAGAACAAGGCTCACACCCCGTTTCGAGAGAGCAAGCTGACCCAGGTGCTGAGGGACTCCTTTATCGGGGAGAACTCGAGGACCTGCATG ATTGCCATGATCTCACCGGGCATAAGCTCCTGTGAATATACTTTAAACACACTAAGATATGCAGACAG GGTCAAGGAGCTGAGCCCCCACAGTGGGTCCAGTGGGGAGCAGCCAACtcaaatggaaacagaagagatggAAGCCAGCTCTCATGGGTCCCTGATTCCAGGCAAT TTCTCCAAGGAAGAGGAGGAACTATCTTCCCAGATGTCCAGCTTTAACGAAGCCATGTCTCAGATCAGGGAGTTGGAGGAAAGGGCCATGGAGGAGCTCAAGGAGATTATACAG CAAGGGCCAGGCTGGCTTGAGCTCTCTGAGATGACTGAGCAGCCAGACTATGACCTGGAGACCTTCGTGAACAAGGCAGAGTCTGCCCTGGTCCAGCAAGCCAAGCACTTCTCAGCGCTGCAAG ATGTCATCAAGGCCTTGCGCTTGGCCATGCAGCTGGAAGAGCAGGCCAGCAAACAAATAAGCAACAAGAAACGGCCCCAGTGA
- the KIF2C gene encoding kinesin-like protein KIF2C isoform X2, translating into MIDFDDVAAINPELLQLLPLHPKDNLPLQENVTVQKQKRRSVNSKIPAPKEGLRSRSTRMSTVSEVRITTQENDMEVELPASSNSRKHFSVPTGPSRPSCPAVAEIPLTMVSEEVEEQVHSIRGSSSANPVNPVRRKSCIVKEMEKMKNKREEKRAQNSEMRIKRAQEYDNSFPNWEFARMIKEFRTTLECHPLTVTDPIEEHRICVCVRKRPLNKQELAKKEIDVISIPSKCLLLVHEPKLKVDLTKYLENQAFCFDFAFDETVSNEVVYRFTARPLVQTIFEGGKATCFAYGQTGSGKTHTMGGDLSGKAQNASKGIYAMASRDVFLLKNQPRYRNLGLEVYVTFFEIYNGKLFDLLNKKAKLRVLEDGKQQVQVVGLQERLVSCADDVIKMIDMGSACRTSGQTFANSNSSRSHACFQILLRAKGRVHGKFSLVDLAGNERGADTSSADRQTRMEGAEINKSLLALKECIRALGQNKAHTPFRESKLTQVLRDSFIGENSRTCMIAMISPGISSCEYTLNTLRYADRVKELSPHSGSSGEQPTQMETEEMEASSHGSLIPGNFSKEEEELSSQMSSFNEAMSQIRELEERAMEELKEIIQQGPGWLELSEMTEQPDYDLETFVNKAESALVQQAKHFSALQDVIKALRLAMQLEEQASKQISNKKRPQ; encoded by the exons ATG ATTGATTTTGATGATGTGGCGGCAATAAACCCAGAGCTTTTACAACTTCTTCCCTTACACCCAAAGGACAATCTGCCCCTGCAGGAGAATGTAACAGTCCAG aaacaaaaacgCAGATCAGTCAACTCCAAAATTCCTGCTCCAAAGGAAG GTCTCCGCAGCCGTTCCACTCGAATGTCTACTGTCTCAGAGGTTCGCATCACCACTCAGGAGAATGATATGGAGGTAGAGCTACCAGCGTCCTCAAATTCCCGCAAGCACTTTTCAGTTCCCA CTGGCCCCTCTAGGCCCTCTTGCCCTGCAGTGGCTGAAATACCATTGACGATGGTCAGCGAGGAGGTGGAAGAGCAGGTCCATTCCATCCGAGGCAGCTCTTCTGCAAACCCTGTGAACCCAG ttCGGAGGAAATCATGTATtgtgaaggaaatggagaaaatgaagaacaagcGAGAAGAGAAGAGGGCCCAGAACTCCGAAATGAGAATAAAGCGAGCACAG GAGTATGACAACAGCTTTCCAAACTGGGAATTTGCCCGGATGATCAAAGAATTTCGGACTACTTTGGAATGCCATCCGCTTACTGTGACAGATCCT ATCGAAGAGCACAGGATCTGTGTCTGTGTGAGGAAACGGCCGCTGAATAAACAAG AATTGGCCAAGAAAGAAATTGATGTGATTTCCATTCCCAGCAAGTGTCTCCTCTTGGTCCACGAGCCCAAGTTAAAAGTAGACTTAACAAAGTATCTGGAGAACCAAGCCTTCTGCTTTGACTTTGCATTTGATGAAACAGTTTCAAATGAAGTTGTCTACAG GTTCACAGCAAGGCCACTGGTCCAGACCATCTTTGAAGGGGGAAAAGCAACCTGTTTTGCATATGGCCAGACGGGAAGTGGCAAGACACAT ACCATGGGCGGAGACCTCTCTGGGAAAGCCCAGAATGCATCCAAAGGGATCTACGCCATGGCCT CCCGCGATGTCTTCCTCCTGAAGAATCAGCCCCGCTACCGGAACCTGGGCCTGGAAGTCTACGTGACATTCTTCGAGATCTATAATGGGAAG CTGTTCGACCTGCTCAACAAGAAAGCCAAGCTGCGTGTGCTGGAGGACGGCAAGCAGCAGGTGCAGGTGGTCGGGCTGCAGGAGCGCCTGGTTAGCTGTGCTGATGACGTCATCAAGATGATCGACATGGGCAGTGCCTGCAG GACCTCTGGGCAGACGTTTGCCAACTCCAACTCTTCCCGCTCCCATGCCTGCTTCCAGATTCTTCTTCGAGCCAAAGGGAGAGTACATGGCAAGTTCTCTTTGGTGGATCTGGCAGGGAACGAGAGAGGTGCGGACACTTCCAGCGCTGACCGGCAGACCCGCATGGAGGGTGCAGAGATCAACAAGAGCCTCCTGGCTCTGAAG GAGTGCATCAGGGCCCTGGGACAGAACAAGGCTCACACCCCGTTTCGAGAGAGCAAGCTGACCCAGGTGCTGAGGGACTCCTTTATCGGGGAGAACTCGAGGACCTGCATG ATTGCCATGATCTCACCGGGCATAAGCTCCTGTGAATATACTTTAAACACACTAAGATATGCAGACAG GGTCAAGGAGCTGAGCCCCCACAGTGGGTCCAGTGGGGAGCAGCCAACtcaaatggaaacagaagagatggAAGCCAGCTCTCATGGGTCCCTGATTCCAGGCAAT TTCTCCAAGGAAGAGGAGGAACTATCTTCCCAGATGTCCAGCTTTAACGAAGCCATGTCTCAGATCAGGGAGTTGGAGGAAAGGGCCATGGAGGAGCTCAAGGAGATTATACAG CAAGGGCCAGGCTGGCTTGAGCTCTCTGAGATGACTGAGCAGCCAGACTATGACCTGGAGACCTTCGTGAACAAGGCAGAGTCTGCCCTGGTCCAGCAAGCCAAGCACTTCTCAGCGCTGCAAG ATGTCATCAAGGCCTTGCGCTTGGCCATGCAGCTGGAAGAGCAGGCCAGCAAACAAATAAGCAACAAGAAACGGCCCCAGTGA